One window from the genome of Deinococcus sp. NW-56 encodes:
- a CDS encoding PQQ-binding-like beta-propeller repeat protein → MSDDGDLYFVGSDNRLHRTDGRGVERWNLPVGDIGRASPVITPQGTVIAASYDDHIYAADASGKQLWRTRLDGDIFASPALRPDGSLIAATAGGTVYALGPGGQVLWTFKVGAPVFSSPAVARDGTIYFGAQNNRLHALTPDGKLKWAFGAGSLVFSSPALDRQGNVYFGSSDRKLYALDPAGKLRWTRQTDLFVNASPIVTSDDLVVVGSYDGKVYAVNTTGEDEWVYAAGAPVAAAAVQLADGSVVVPDLTGTVHAIGPNGQVRWTVKTGKKIDTSVAVSDRGVLYFATEGGGLSAVERQAPLADGPWTSFRSVPAGWGRVLTPQETAARTASKRAALAALPATRPNAPVPAPTPAKPVPTPPVAAQPPAPVRPVTPPPAPSRTPQAAAEAAGRGARAVNGQVVLPLTDLTAALGARVQVLTPRTVTLGFPQAGTPPRTLPVQVVGRAAYVPLSALKTLPGVTLKLAGTATGLQLRQGERLLTLPLNVAALAPLRGEPEYPAVVRR, encoded by the coding sequence GTGTCGGACGACGGTGACCTCTATTTCGTCGGGTCCGACAACCGCCTGCACCGCACGGACGGGCGGGGCGTGGAGCGTTGGAACCTCCCCGTGGGGGACATTGGGCGGGCCAGTCCGGTGATCACGCCGCAGGGCACGGTGATCGCGGCCTCCTACGACGACCACATCTATGCGGCAGATGCCTCTGGCAAGCAGCTCTGGCGTACCCGGCTGGACGGGGACATCTTTGCCAGCCCGGCGCTGCGGCCCGACGGCAGCCTGATCGCGGCGACGGCGGGCGGCACGGTGTACGCGCTGGGGCCGGGGGGGCAGGTGCTGTGGACCTTCAAGGTGGGGGCGCCTGTGTTCAGCAGCCCGGCGGTCGCGCGGGACGGCACCATCTACTTCGGGGCGCAGAACAACCGCCTGCACGCGCTGACCCCCGACGGCAAACTCAAGTGGGCCTTCGGGGCCGGGTCGCTGGTGTTCAGCAGCCCCGCGCTTGACCGTCAGGGGAACGTGTACTTCGGCTCCAGCGACCGCAAGCTGTACGCCCTTGACCCCGCCGGGAAGCTGCGCTGGACCCGGCAGACCGACCTCTTCGTGAACGCCAGCCCCATCGTGACAAGCGACGATCTGGTCGTCGTGGGCAGCTACGACGGCAAGGTCTACGCCGTGAACACGACGGGCGAGGACGAGTGGGTCTATGCGGCGGGCGCCCCGGTCGCGGCGGCGGCCGTGCAGCTCGCCGACGGCAGCGTGGTCGTGCCGGACCTGACGGGGACGGTGCACGCCATCGGCCCGAACGGGCAGGTCCGCTGGACGGTCAAGACGGGCAAGAAGATCGACACGTCCGTCGCCGTGAGCGACCGGGGCGTGCTGTACTTCGCCACCGAGGGCGGCGGCCTGAGCGCCGTGGAGCGGCAGGCCCCGCTCGCCGACGGTCCGTGGACCAGCTTTCGCAGCGTGCCCGCCGGGTGGGGCCGCGTGTTGACCCCGCAGGAGACCGCCGCCCGCACCGCCTCCAAGCGGGCGGCGCTCGCCGCGCTTCCGGCGACCCGGCCGAATGCACCGGTGCCTGCCCCCACCCCCGCCAAGCCTGTCCCAACCCCTCCGGTGGCAGCCCAGCCCCCGGCCCCCGTTCGCCCAGTGACGCCTCCACCCGCCCCCAGCCGCACGCCCCAGGCTGCCGCCGAGGCCGCCGGACGCGGAGCGAGGGCCGTGAACGGACAGGTGGTCCTGCCCCTGACTGACCTCACGGCGGCGCTGGGGGCACGGGTGCAGGTCCTCACGCCGCGCACGGTGACCCTGGGGTTCCCGCAAGCCGGGACGCCTCCCCGGACCCTCCCGGTGCAGGTCGTGGGCCGCGCGGCCTACGTCCCGCTCTCGGCGCTGAAGACCCTGCCGGGCGTCACGCTGAAGTTGGCCGGGACGGCGACAGGACTGCAACTGCGCCAGGGCGAGCGCCTGCTCACGTTGCCGCTGAATGTTGCGGCCCTGGCCCCGCTGCGGGGCGAGCCTGAATACCCGGCCGTCGTGCGGCGCTGA
- the guaB gene encoding IMP dehydrogenase: protein MSAPSTPAQPSPAAHEDRYAYKFGQEGITFDDVLLQPRHSTVLPHEVSVETQLTRRVRLNIPFVSAAMDTVTETAMAVAMAREGGLGILHKNMGIDAQAEMVRKVKRSESGMIVDPITLPPSASVADADRLMAEYRISGVPVTDPAGKLLGIITNRDMRFVDDLSLPVADVMTREDLVTVPVGTTLEQAQEIFKRHRIEKLLVTDGEGFLRGLITIKDLAKRVKYPRAAKDDLGRLRVGAAIGVGADLMDRAGALVAAGADVLVLDSAHGHSQGILNALARVKETFDVDVIAGNVATRTGARDLIAAGADAVKVGIGPGSICTTRVVTGVGVPQITAIFEASAAALEAGIPVIADGGIKQTGDVPKAIAAGASAVMMGSMLAGTDEAPGEVVLRDGRRYKSYRGMGSLGAMDQGSADRYFQGGSRKFVPEGIEGIIAYRGTAGEVIYQFVGGLRSSMGYCGAPDLGTLRREAQFVRITGASLVESHPHGVTITKEAPNYGGK, encoded by the coding sequence ATGAGTGCCCCCTCGACGCCCGCCCAGCCGTCCCCGGCTGCCCACGAGGACCGCTACGCCTACAAGTTCGGCCAGGAAGGCATCACCTTTGATGACGTGCTGCTGCAACCGCGGCACTCCACGGTGCTGCCGCACGAGGTCAGTGTGGAGACGCAGCTCACCCGGCGGGTGCGGCTGAACATCCCCTTCGTCTCGGCGGCGATGGACACGGTGACCGAAACGGCGATGGCGGTGGCGATGGCGCGGGAGGGTGGTCTGGGCATCCTCCACAAGAACATGGGCATCGACGCCCAGGCCGAGATGGTCCGCAAGGTCAAGCGGTCGGAAAGCGGCATGATCGTGGACCCCATCACCCTGCCGCCCTCTGCGAGCGTGGCCGACGCCGACCGCTTGATGGCCGAGTACCGGATCAGCGGTGTGCCGGTCACGGATCCGGCGGGCAAGCTGCTCGGCATCATCACCAACCGCGACATGCGTTTCGTGGACGACCTCAGCCTCCCCGTCGCGGACGTGATGACCCGCGAGGACCTCGTCACCGTGCCGGTGGGCACCACGCTGGAGCAGGCGCAGGAGATCTTCAAGCGCCACCGCATCGAGAAGCTGCTGGTGACCGACGGGGAGGGATTCCTGAGGGGCCTGATCACCATCAAGGACCTCGCCAAGCGGGTGAAGTACCCCCGAGCGGCGAAGGACGACCTCGGACGGCTGCGGGTGGGCGCGGCCATCGGGGTGGGGGCCGACCTGATGGACCGCGCCGGGGCGCTGGTGGCGGCGGGGGCCGACGTGCTGGTGCTCGACAGCGCCCACGGCCACAGCCAGGGCATCCTGAACGCACTGGCGCGGGTTAAGGAGACCTTCGACGTGGATGTGATCGCGGGGAACGTCGCCACCCGCACCGGAGCGCGGGACCTGATCGCGGCGGGGGCCGACGCGGTGAAGGTCGGCATCGGGCCGGGGAGCATCTGCACCACCCGCGTGGTCACGGGGGTCGGCGTCCCGCAGATCACCGCCATCTTCGAGGCGTCGGCAGCGGCGCTGGAGGCGGGCATTCCCGTCATCGCGGACGGGGGCATCAAGCAGACGGGCGACGTGCCCAAGGCCATCGCGGCGGGCGCGAGCGCCGTCATGATGGGGTCCATGCTCGCCGGAACCGACGAGGCCCCCGGCGAGGTCGTGCTGCGCGACGGCCGCCGCTACAAGAGCTACCGGGGCATGGGGTCCCTGGGCGCGATGGACCAGGGCAGTGCCGACCGTTACTTCCAGGGCGGCAGCCGCAAGTTCGTTCCCGAGGGCATCGAGGGCATCATCGCCTACCGGGGCACGGCGGGCGAGGTGATCTACCAGTTTGTCGGCGGCCTGCGCAGCTCCATGGGCTACTGCGGTGCTCCCGACCTCGGCACCCTGCGCCGCGAGGCCCAGTTTGTCCGCATCACGGGCGCGAGCCTGGTGGAGAGCCACCCCCACGGGGTCACCATTACCAAGGAAGCGCCGAACTACGGGGGGAAGTAG
- a CDS encoding MBL fold metallo-hydrolase, producing the protein MTALSTPVRVHGTLHALQVPIPYPMKTVTVLVDTGGPVTLIDTALDTPEARGAIEDGLAALGLHWPDVERVIITHHHPDHYGLAGLVEERSGASVQMLDVEIGRGERYWHLWEEWLPGHIKHMQDHGLPPELLESLERDSRRTRDRVHPASRVQPLREGGHVPLAGAEWEVLWLPGHADGHLGLWNEGESLLIAGDAILPRISPNIGLYAYTRPDPLGDYLQTLGKLEALNPRRAVVGHHGPVMEGVQARARELRSHHHERLDFVQAEAAQEARTAYELSLVMFPRDLNVAGRRFALAETLAHAEHLRLLGALARTWQDGAWVYHA; encoded by the coding sequence ATGACGGCCCTTTCCACTCCCGTGCGTGTTCACGGCACCCTGCACGCCCTGCAGGTGCCCATCCCCTACCCCATGAAGACCGTCACGGTGCTCGTCGACACGGGCGGCCCGGTCACCCTGATCGACACCGCGCTCGACACGCCGGAGGCGCGGGGAGCCATCGAGGACGGACTGGCGGCGCTGGGCCTGCACTGGCCGGACGTGGAACGGGTCATCATCACCCACCACCACCCCGACCACTACGGGCTGGCGGGGCTGGTGGAGGAACGCAGCGGGGCCAGCGTCCAGATGCTCGACGTGGAGATCGGGCGCGGCGAACGCTACTGGCACCTCTGGGAAGAGTGGCTACCGGGGCATATCAAGCACATGCAGGACCACGGCCTGCCGCCGGAGTTGCTGGAGAGTCTGGAGCGCGACAGCCGCCGCACCCGCGACCGCGTTCACCCCGCCAGCCGGGTCCAGCCGCTGCGCGAGGGCGGGCACGTGCCGCTGGCCGGGGCCGAGTGGGAGGTGCTGTGGCTGCCCGGCCACGCCGACGGACACCTGGGCCTCTGGAACGAAGGAGAAAGTCTGCTGATCGCTGGGGACGCCATCCTGCCGCGCATCAGCCCCAATATCGGTCTGTACGCCTATACCCGGCCCGACCCGCTGGGGGACTACCTCCAGACGCTCGGCAAGCTCGAAGCCCTGAACCCCCGCCGCGCCGTCGTGGGGCATCACGGTCCCGTCATGGAGGGCGTGCAGGCCCGCGCCCGCGAACTGCGCTCGCACCACCACGAGCGGCTCGACTTCGTGCAGGCCGAGGCCGCGCAGGAGGCCCGCACCGCCTACGAACTGAGCCTGGTGATGTTCCCGCGCGACCTCAACGTGGCCGGGCGGCGCTTTGCCCTCGCGGAGACGCTGGCGCACGCCGAGCACCTGCGGCTGCTGGGGGCGCTGGCCCGCACCTGGCAGGACGGGGCCTGGGTGTACCACGCCTGA
- a CDS encoding metallophosphoesterase family protein, with protein MRVLVLSDTHGPLRPEVLPLAARADAVLHAGDVGRPEVLGELRAASPGPVHAVRGNVDRSPPLSGLPETLLLELGGVWVYLLHDLAALDLTPVAAGIRVVISGHTHQPRVEERGGVLFLNPGSVGPRRFRLPVACAWLYLGRGGVRAEPVVLAP; from the coding sequence ATGCGCGTCCTCGTCCTTTCCGACACCCACGGCCCGCTGCGCCCGGAGGTTCTGCCTCTCGCCGCGCGGGCCGACGCCGTGCTGCACGCGGGAGACGTGGGGCGACCAGAGGTGCTGGGGGAGCTGCGGGCGGCCTCTCCCGGCCCGGTTCACGCGGTGCGGGGCAACGTGGACCGCTCGCCGCCCCTGTCCGGGTTGCCGGAGACCCTGCTGCTGGAGCTGGGCGGCGTCTGGGTGTACCTGCTGCACGACCTGGCCGCACTGGACCTCACCCCCGTCGCGGCCGGGATACGGGTCGTGATCTCGGGCCACACGCACCAGCCCCGCGTGGAGGAACGCGGTGGCGTCCTCTTCCTGAATCCGGGGTCGGTGGGACCGCGCCGCTTCCGGCTGCCGGTGGCCTGCGCGTGGCTGTATCTGGGGAGAGGCGGGGTGCGGGCCGAGCCGGTCGTCCTGGCCCCCTGA